The Thermococcus sp. M39 genome window below encodes:
- a CDS encoding tRNA uridine(34) 5-carboxymethylaminomethyl modification radical SAM/GNAT enzyme Elp3 has translation MMDAYRKACEEIAQMIISGEIKSREELNKVKVRVARKYHLSKLPGNADILRVMSKEDREKFKDFLKKKPTRTISGVAVVAMMTKPFPCPHGRCIYCPGGPTEGSPQSYTGKEPSALRAIQSAYHPYIIMLRRLKQLYDIGHDIDKVEVIIQGGTFPAMDLDYQEWFIKNAFKAMNDFPYFKDVENLEEKLIRVLIKKDYSVFDEDPKFKAAWERTHKKKYYYLEDEQRKNEKAKVRMVGLTIETRPDWSFERHIDRMLAFGTTRVELGVQTVFNFIYERVKRGHTVEDVVRATQLLKDAGLKINYHMMPGLPGSNFERDLKAFQIIFEDSRFKPDMLKIYPTLVTEDTILYKWYKEGKYRPYTTEEAVELLVEVYKIIPKWVRVMRIQRDIPVPLIAAGVKHSNLGQLVFNELIKRGIRPREIRFREVGHVMQKFGIQPEVEHIKLLREDYEASEGREIFLSFEDVKNDILIGFLRLRIPSEKAHRKEINRVPSAIVRELHVYGPLVPIGGKPKYEWQHRGYGMELLAEAERIAREEFDVKKMLVISGVGVREYYRKFGYRKDGPYVSKRLDKSYADFGKSKEFDAHLNT, from the coding sequence ATGATGGATGCTTATAGAAAAGCCTGCGAGGAAATCGCTCAGATGATAATTTCGGGTGAGATTAAAAGCAGAGAGGAATTAAACAAGGTTAAGGTTAGAGTTGCGAGAAAATATCATTTGAGCAAGCTTCCCGGTAACGCTGACATCTTGAGAGTTATGAGTAAAGAGGATAGGGAGAAGTTCAAAGACTTCCTTAAGAAGAAGCCTACGAGGACAATAAGCGGTGTTGCAGTTGTTGCAATGATGACAAAGCCTTTTCCATGTCCTCACGGGAGGTGCATCTATTGTCCTGGAGGCCCTACTGAAGGTTCGCCGCAGAGCTACACTGGAAAAGAACCATCAGCTTTGAGAGCAATTCAAAGTGCTTATCACCCTTACATAATCATGCTCCGCCGTTTAAAGCAGCTCTATGACATAGGACATGACATTGACAAGGTTGAAGTGATTATTCAAGGCGGAACATTTCCAGCAATGGACTTGGATTATCAAGAATGGTTCATAAAAAATGCATTTAAGGCAATGAACGACTTTCCTTACTTTAAGGATGTAGAGAACCTTGAAGAAAAGCTGATTAGAGTTCTGATTAAAAAAGACTACTCGGTATTTGATGAAGATCCCAAGTTTAAAGCCGCTTGGGAGAGAACTCATAAGAAAAAGTACTACTACCTCGAAGACGAGCAGAGAAAGAATGAGAAGGCAAAGGTCAGAATGGTCGGCTTGACTATTGAAACTCGTCCTGATTGGTCTTTTGAGAGACACATTGATAGAATGCTTGCCTTTGGTACTACAAGAGTAGAGCTTGGTGTCCAAACTGTTTTCAACTTCATATATGAGAGAGTTAAGAGAGGGCATACCGTTGAAGACGTTGTTAGAGCGACTCAGCTTTTGAAGGATGCTGGACTTAAAATAAACTACCATATGATGCCCGGTTTGCCGGGAAGCAACTTTGAGAGGGATTTAAAGGCCTTCCAGATAATCTTTGAAGATTCTCGCTTTAAACCAGATATGTTGAAGATTTATCCGACGCTTGTAACGGAGGATACAATCCTGTACAAGTGGTACAAAGAAGGTAAATATAGGCCATACACTACTGAAGAAGCAGTTGAGCTCCTTGTTGAGGTTTACAAGATAATTCCAAAGTGGGTTCGCGTTATGAGGATTCAGAGAGACATTCCTGTTCCTCTAATTGCTGCTGGGGTTAAGCACTCCAACTTAGGACAGCTCGTCTTCAACGAGCTCATCAAGAGAGGCATAAGGCCAAGAGAAATTAGATTCAGAGAGGTTGGTCATGTGATGCAGAAGTTTGGAATTCAGCCAGAAGTTGAGCATATAAAGCTTTTGAGAGAGGACTATGAAGCAAGCGAGGGCAGAGAAATTTTCCTCAGCTTTGAGGATGTTAAGAATGACATTCTCATAGGCTTCCTTAGGTTGAGGATTCCAAGCGAAAAAGCCCACCGTAAAGAAATCAACAGAGTACCATCAGCAATTGTTAGAGAGCTTCACGTTTACGGCCCACTGGTGCCAATTGGAGGCAAACCTAAATACGAGTGGCAACACAGAGGATATGGAATGGAGCTTTTGGCAGAGGCGGAGAGAATAGCGAGAGAGGAGTTTGATGTCAAGAAGATGCTTGTCATCAGCGGCGTTGGAGTTAGGGAATATTACAGAAAGTTCGGTTATAGAAAAGACGGTCCTTATGTGAGCAAGCGCCTGGATAAAAGCTATGCTGACTTTGGAAAGAGCAAAGAGTTTGATGCACATTTGAATACCTGA
- the alaS gene encoding alanine--tRNA ligase, translated as MSMDMTTRMFKEEGWIRKTCKVCGKPFWTLDPDRETCGDPPCDEYQFIGKPGIPKKYTLDEMREAFLSFFERHGHGRVKRYPVLPRWRDDVLLVGASIMDFQPWVISGEADPPANPLTISQPSIRFTDIDNVGITGRHFTIFEMMAHHAFNYPGKPIYWMDETVELAFEFFTKDLKMKPEDITFKENPWAGGGNAGPAFEVLYRGLEVATLVFMQYKLAPPGTPDDQVVIIKGDRYIPMDTKVVDTGYGLERLVWMSQGTPTAYDAVLGYVIEPLKRMAGIEKIDDRILMENSRLAGMFDIEDMGDLKVLRREVASRVGISVEELERLIRPYELIYAIADHTKALTFMLADGVVPSNVKAGYLARLLIRKSIRHLRELGLEIPLSEIVAMHIKALHKTFPEFEGMEDVILDMINVEEKRYQETLKRGSDLVRREIKKLRKEGKDEIPLEKLILFYESHGLTPEIVKEIAEKEGIKVHIPDNFYSLVAKEAEKTAKEEKEEQIVDFELVRDLPDTRTLYYEDPFMKEFDAKVLKVIDEWVVLDKTAFYPEGGGQPYDTGELNGVEVLEVQKVGKVILHRVKEPEKFKEGMTVHGKIDWDRRIQHMRHHTGTHVLMGALVRVLGRHVWQAGSQLSTDWARLDISHYKRISEEELKEIERLANKVVMENRKVTWEWLPRTEAEQKYGFRLYQGGVVPGRVIRVLKIEDWDVQACGGTHLPSTGLVGPIKILRTERIQDGVERIIFACGEAAIKEWQKERDIIKKTSEVFRVPPEKLPETAEKFFEEWKQARKEVEKLKKELAKLLVYELESKVEKIGEIEFIGEVVKGDLDHLREAALKLKKSNRIVALISEDTNAVVVAVGDALEFKAGELIRVITSIAGGGGGGKKDLAQGKIKDVRKAREALEELRKRLSS; from the coding sequence ATGTCAATGGATATGACAACGAGGATGTTTAAAGAGGAAGGATGGATAAGGAAGACCTGTAAAGTCTGTGGAAAACCTTTCTGGACGCTCGATCCAGACAGAGAGACATGTGGGGACCCTCCGTGTGATGAGTACCAGTTCATAGGAAAGCCGGGCATTCCAAAGAAGTACACGCTTGATGAAATGAGAGAGGCATTCTTAAGCTTCTTTGAGAGACATGGGCATGGAAGGGTTAAGAGGTATCCAGTTCTGCCTAGATGGAGAGATGATGTTCTCCTCGTTGGGGCAAGCATTATGGACTTCCAACCTTGGGTCATTAGTGGAGAAGCTGATCCTCCAGCAAATCCGCTCACAATTTCCCAGCCTTCAATAAGATTCACAGACATTGACAACGTTGGAATAACGGGGAGACACTTCACAATCTTCGAAATGATGGCACATCATGCCTTCAACTATCCAGGCAAGCCGATATACTGGATGGATGAGACAGTTGAATTAGCTTTCGAGTTCTTCACTAAGGATCTGAAGATGAAGCCTGAAGACATAACCTTCAAAGAGAACCCATGGGCAGGTGGAGGAAACGCTGGACCCGCTTTTGAAGTCCTTTATAGAGGTTTGGAAGTTGCTACGCTTGTGTTCATGCAGTATAAGCTAGCACCTCCCGGAACTCCGGATGACCAAGTTGTGATTATCAAAGGGGACAGATACATCCCAATGGATACCAAGGTCGTTGATACCGGTTATGGTCTTGAGAGGTTAGTTTGGATGAGTCAAGGCACTCCAACGGCTTACGATGCTGTCTTAGGTTATGTCATTGAGCCCCTCAAGAGAATGGCTGGCATTGAGAAGATTGACGACAGGATTCTAATGGAAAACTCAAGGCTGGCTGGAATGTTTGACATCGAGGACATGGGTGACCTTAAAGTTTTGAGAAGAGAAGTTGCGAGCAGAGTTGGGATAAGCGTTGAGGAACTTGAGAGACTAATAAGACCCTACGAGCTTATCTATGCAATAGCCGATCACACAAAAGCCTTAACTTTCATGCTGGCTGATGGAGTTGTTCCTTCAAACGTTAAAGCTGGCTACCTTGCTCGTCTGTTGATAAGGAAGAGCATTAGGCATTTGAGGGAGCTTGGTTTGGAGATTCCGCTCAGCGAAATCGTTGCCATGCACATAAAAGCTCTTCACAAGACTTTCCCAGAGTTTGAGGGGATGGAAGACGTCATTTTGGACATGATTAATGTGGAAGAGAAGAGATATCAAGAAACCCTTAAGAGAGGCTCCGATTTGGTCAGAAGAGAAATTAAGAAGCTTAGGAAAGAAGGCAAAGACGAAATTCCACTAGAGAAGCTCATACTGTTCTACGAAAGCCACGGCTTAACGCCAGAGATTGTTAAGGAGATAGCAGAGAAAGAGGGTATAAAGGTTCACATACCCGACAACTTCTATAGCTTAGTAGCAAAGGAAGCAGAAAAGACGGCAAAAGAGGAAAAAGAGGAACAAATCGTTGATTTCGAGCTTGTAAGAGACTTGCCAGATACGAGAACGCTTTACTATGAAGACCCGTTCATGAAGGAGTTCGACGCTAAAGTTCTCAAGGTCATTGATGAGTGGGTCGTTCTTGATAAAACAGCATTCTATCCAGAAGGTGGTGGACAGCCGTACGACACTGGTGAGCTTAACGGTGTTGAAGTTCTAGAGGTTCAGAAGGTTGGAAAGGTGATACTCCACAGAGTTAAGGAGCCAGAGAAGTTTAAAGAAGGAATGACAGTTCACGGAAAAATCGACTGGGATAGGAGAATTCAGCACATGAGACACCATACTGGAACCCACGTTCTGATGGGAGCTTTGGTGAGGGTTCTTGGCAGGCACGTCTGGCAAGCTGGCTCACAGCTGAGCACAGATTGGGCGAGGTTAGATATTTCCCACTACAAGCGCATTAGTGAAGAGGAGCTGAAGGAAATAGAGAGGCTTGCTAATAAGGTTGTCATGGAGAACAGAAAAGTCACTTGGGAGTGGTTGCCGAGAACAGAGGCGGAGCAGAAGTACGGCTTTAGGCTTTATCAAGGTGGAGTTGTGCCGGGAAGAGTCATCAGAGTTCTCAAGATTGAGGACTGGGACGTTCAGGCATGTGGTGGAACTCACTTGCCGAGTACTGGCTTAGTCGGTCCAATAAAGATACTTAGAACTGAGAGGATTCAAGATGGAGTTGAAAGAATTATCTTCGCATGTGGTGAAGCTGCGATAAAAGAGTGGCAGAAGGAGAGGGACATAATAAAGAAGACAAGTGAAGTCTTCAGAGTTCCACCAGAAAAGTTGCCAGAGACAGCTGAGAAGTTCTTCGAGGAGTGGAAGCAAGCAAGGAAGGAAGTTGAAAAGCTCAAGAAAGAATTAGCTAAGCTGCTAGTTTACGAGCTTGAGAGCAAAGTCGAGAAGATCGGCGAAATTGAGTTCATCGGAGAGGTTGTCAAGGGAGACTTAGACCATCTAAGAGAAGCAGCACTCAAGCTGAAGAAGTCCAATAGGATAGTTGCACTCATAAGCGAAGACACGAACGCTGTGGTCGTTGCAGTTGGCGATGCTCTTGAGTTCAAAGCTGGCGAACTTATAAGGGTGATAACTTCAATCGCTGGTGGCGGCGGTGGAGGAAAGAAGGACTTAGCGCAAGGAAAGATAAAGGATGTAAGAAAGGCAAGAGAAGCTTTGGAGGAGCTTAGGAAGAGGCTCTCCTCTTGA
- a CDS encoding DUF1611 domain-containing protein, with product MEKTLILAEGRYNTTDGKTAHGLVRYSKRFRIVGVIDSTLSGKDAGEVLDGIPRGIPIYGSFEEAISENPDVKYLIIGVATPGGYLPKVYRDIIKKAIKRGINIVNGLHNFLSDDPEFSRLAKRYKVELIDVRKLYQDMKIPFTGKINEVTSIKVAVLGTDGAIGKRTTAIMLHEAFERLGKKSVFVAMGQTGWMQGAKYCIVMDSIINDFVAGAIEDIIWRAWKEENPDVIVTHGEGSLLHPAYPGGFELIAAGRPDYIILQHAPMRKHFDDFPQYEIPPLERYIQLIELLSGKKPIAITINSEKMTKEEALKKAREIEIQYGIMTRVPLYEGVEDIAKAIIEDAEKIKVSIGVEESVQPQVL from the coding sequence ATGGAAAAAACCCTAATACTGGCTGAAGGTAGATATAACACAACAGATGGGAAGACTGCACATGGTCTGGTTAGGTACTCCAAAAGGTTCCGTATTGTTGGTGTTATAGACTCAACACTCTCTGGGAAAGATGCAGGTGAAGTTTTGGATGGTATTCCACGGGGAATTCCAATATATGGAAGCTTTGAAGAAGCAATCTCTGAGAATCCAGATGTCAAATACCTAATAATTGGAGTCGCTACCCCCGGAGGATACCTGCCCAAGGTGTATCGTGACATAATAAAGAAAGCTATTAAACGGGGCATTAACATTGTCAATGGCCTCCATAACTTCTTAAGTGATGATCCAGAATTTTCTCGTCTTGCAAAGCGCTATAAAGTCGAACTAATTGATGTGAGGAAGCTATATCAGGACATGAAAATTCCATTCACTGGAAAAATTAACGAAGTTACCTCAATTAAAGTTGCTGTCCTCGGAACTGATGGAGCAATAGGAAAAAGGACAACTGCAATAATGCTCCATGAAGCATTTGAGAGACTTGGAAAGAAAAGTGTCTTCGTTGCAATGGGACAAACCGGCTGGATGCAGGGAGCTAAATACTGCATAGTTATGGACTCCATAATCAACGATTTTGTTGCTGGCGCAATAGAAGATATCATATGGCGGGCATGGAAGGAAGAAAATCCAGATGTCATAGTTACACATGGCGAAGGCTCCCTTCTTCATCCCGCATATCCAGGAGGTTTTGAGCTTATAGCTGCAGGGAGGCCTGATTACATAATCCTCCAGCATGCACCTATGAGGAAACACTTCGATGACTTTCCTCAGTATGAAATTCCACCACTTGAAAGGTATATCCAGCTCATAGAGCTTCTCTCTGGAAAAAAGCCAATAGCAATAACGATAAATTCGGAAAAAATGACAAAGGAGGAAGCTCTGAAAAAAGCAAGAGAAATAGAGATTCAGTATGGAATAATGACCAGAGTACCGCTTTATGAAGGTGTTGAAGACATAGCAAAAGCAATTATTGAAGATGCAGAGAAAATAAAAGTTTCCATTGGAGTGGAAGAAAGTGTTCAGCCTCAAGTGCTTTGA
- a CDS encoding MFS transporter yields the protein MKRSMKRERATLKSLEKAAQMRKRPNNSKWFYSFVPFKISTGGTAPLIPLLTLAVGGGPSEVGVVTAVGSSFSMLGGLFWGKLSDKLNRRKVFLIIGFLGSALMTFVFVLNRSVPQVILTNAIYSFFIASTIPIPILIITKSFRFEDWDYAIGKFNEICGWAWVIGLMIGFVLSQFLSIREIFIVLGVIGLISVPWGIKVIREVPLHIDRKILGVYFGYVIEKFRYLPNMIIHMPHFSCGKFKIFYLSTFLFWIGGMLYFTQFPVLLKDRGYTASVVYLMSVGNSAISAYMYTRVGMELKTKSCISVLRNALMFRIAGFVILLFALKLSGIKFLLLAFISYFLAGYTWAYIGISTTLVISKNAPEKERGTLIGTYNLISSLGAIIGNLASGILVELFGFETNFSLSILLLGVSVITLRYSGL from the coding sequence ATGAAGCGTTCAATGAAGAGGGAAAGAGCAACATTGAAGAGCCTTGAAAAGGCTGCTCAAATGAGGAAGAGACCTAACAACTCAAAGTGGTTCTATTCTTTTGTGCCTTTTAAGATATCAACTGGTGGTACAGCTCCTTTGATTCCTCTCCTAACGTTAGCTGTTGGAGGTGGCCCTTCCGAGGTTGGTGTAGTTACCGCTGTTGGAAGTAGCTTTTCAATGCTTGGAGGACTGTTTTGGGGAAAACTATCTGATAAGTTAAATAGGAGAAAAGTTTTCCTTATCATAGGATTTTTGGGTTCAGCATTGATGACATTTGTCTTTGTATTAAACAGGTCCGTGCCTCAGGTGATTTTAACGAATGCTATCTATTCATTTTTCATTGCATCCACAATTCCAATACCAATCCTAATAATAACTAAGAGCTTTCGATTTGAGGATTGGGATTATGCTATAGGGAAGTTCAATGAAATTTGTGGATGGGCTTGGGTTATAGGATTAATGATTGGTTTTGTGCTCTCACAATTCTTGAGCATTAGGGAGATATTTATAGTGCTTGGTGTGATTGGTCTTATCTCTGTTCCTTGGGGAATTAAGGTGATTAGAGAGGTTCCCTTACACATTGATAGAAAGATTCTTGGCGTGTATTTTGGATATGTTATTGAGAAGTTTAGATACCTTCCAAATATGATTATTCACATGCCTCACTTTTCATGTGGGAAATTCAAAATATTTTATCTTTCAACTTTTTTGTTCTGGATTGGTGGAATGTTGTATTTTACTCAGTTTCCGGTTCTTCTAAAAGATAGGGGTTATACAGCTTCAGTGGTATACTTAATGAGCGTGGGTAATTCAGCAATCTCAGCTTACATGTATACAAGGGTTGGGATGGAGCTGAAGACAAAAAGTTGTATATCGGTGCTTAGAAATGCCCTGATGTTTAGGATCGCTGGGTTTGTGATTTTGCTCTTTGCATTGAAACTTAGTGGGATAAAGTTCTTACTTTTGGCTTTTATCTCCTACTTTTTAGCTGGTTACACGTGGGCATATATAGGGATATCAACAACATTGGTAATCTCTAAGAATGCTCCGGAAAAAGAGAGAGGAACACTGATTGGAACATACAACTTGATAAGCTCTCTTGGAGCAATTATAGGGAACTTGGCAAGTGGTATTTTAGTAGAGCTCTTTGGTTTTGAGACAAACTTTTCTCTGTCAATTCTCTTACTTGGAGTTTCAGTGATAACGCTGAGGTATAGTGGACTATGA
- a CDS encoding N-acetyltransferase: protein MEFKIVDGEQYLDEILEYDMQVSREFLQFDLTEREYVEAYSAVINKLFSEGKHKFFAAVDEKGRYLGHVWVCITIDTVDYVKIAYIYDIEVKTKGIGIGSALLKKAEEFAKENDARKIVLRVEINNPALDWYKRRGYNERAVIMEKLL from the coding sequence ATGGAGTTTAAGATAGTTGATGGAGAGCAATACCTTGATGAGATCCTTGAATATGATATGCAAGTTAGTAGAGAATTCCTACAATTCGACCTCACAGAAAGAGAATATGTTGAGGCATATTCAGCCGTTATTAACAAACTATTTTCCGAAGGGAAGCACAAGTTCTTCGCTGCGGTGGATGAAAAAGGAAGATACCTCGGGCATGTGTGGGTATGCATTACAATTGATACAGTTGACTATGTAAAAATTGCCTATATCTACGACATCGAAGTGAAAACTAAGGGCATTGGAATTGGTTCAGCACTGCTCAAAAAGGCTGAAGAGTTTGCAAAAGAAAATGATGCAAGAAAAATAGTCTTGCGTGTAGAGATTAATAACCCAGCACTAGACTGGTATAAAAGGAGAGGATACAATGAAAGAGCCGTGATTATGGAAAAACTACTTTAA
- a CDS encoding YkgJ family cysteine cluster protein codes for MRFKPKPLKSDVKFECKFCIDCCRGRFIYLTLYDIKRIAEHSHDPQDFVLFTAENGKIRFVLAYREWDLGCVFHDPETGKCKIHDYNPLVCQIYPFMVSHKPLGVEGEEPFEYKGEKLWLYYDESCPGIGEGKEIITREEIAELGLKFKEEFDKADLDGFMDILK; via the coding sequence ATGAGATTTAAACCCAAACCTCTCAAAAGTGATGTTAAATTTGAGTGCAAATTCTGTATAGATTGCTGCCGTGGGAGGTTTATCTACCTCACACTTTACGACATAAAACGTATAGCAGAGCATAGCCATGATCCTCAAGACTTCGTTCTCTTCACAGCTGAAAACGGAAAAATTAGGTTTGTCTTGGCTTACAGAGAGTGGGATTTGGGCTGTGTATTTCATGACCCAGAGACGGGCAAATGCAAAATCCATGACTACAATCCCCTAGTTTGTCAGATTTATCCTTTTATGGTTTCTCACAAACCTCTGGGCGTTGAAGGGGAAGAGCCTTTTGAATATAAAGGGGAAAAGCTCTGGCTGTATTATGATGAAAGCTGTCCCGGAATAGGGGAAGGAAAAGAAATCATCACAAGAGAAGAGATAGCCGAGCTCGGTTTGAAATTCAAGGAGGAGTTTGATAAGGCTGATTTGGATGGCTTTATGGATATTTTAAAGTAG
- a CDS encoding initiation control protein YabA — protein MLKEKICKDLYEEIERLERSIIELEDEIIELKAQLRAKTEEATSLAIENQNLRYKLERLRKTYEQLIEMLKKMNFPIIVINENEED, from the coding sequence ATGCTCAAAGAAAAGATATGCAAAGATCTGTATGAGGAAATTGAGAGGTTAGAACGTTCGATTATTGAGCTTGAAGATGAGATAATTGAGCTTAAAGCTCAGCTTAGAGCCAAGACGGAGGAAGCTACGAGCTTAGCTATTGAGAACCAAAATTTACGATATAAGCTTGAACGCTTAAGAAAAACGTATGAGCAACTCATAGAGATGCTCAAAAAGATGAACTTCCCAATCATTGTAATCAATGAGAATGAAGAGGATTAG
- a CDS encoding PUA domain-containing protein: protein MELRYRRVSSWEFDLILREAEKYGELRHSFFAVVEGKFRDVYAVNEEVWREIENLKLKPYSFGTFVGTIKVDENLVEKFYPNIEFFYFVDIKKNYAILKPKAAFLFTTGKDVPKRGIKEYKWEGTKKLVLFDENGVILGIGRIQPNSERSFIKNITDVGEFIRRHKKA, encoded by the coding sequence ATGGAGCTTAGATATCGAAGAGTTTCCTCATGGGAGTTTGACTTAATTTTGAGAGAAGCAGAAAAATATGGCGAACTTAGGCACAGCTTTTTTGCAGTTGTTGAAGGCAAATTCAGAGATGTTTATGCTGTAAACGAGGAAGTTTGGAGAGAGATTGAAAATCTAAAGCTCAAGCCCTATTCCTTTGGAACTTTTGTTGGAACAATAAAGGTTGATGAAAATTTGGTGGAGAAATTCTATCCAAACATTGAGTTCTTCTACTTCGTTGATATCAAAAAGAACTATGCAATCTTGAAGCCAAAGGCTGCTTTCCTTTTCACAACGGGCAAAGATGTTCCAAAAAGGGGCATTAAAGAATACAAATGGGAAGGTACAAAAAAGCTTGTTCTCTTCGATGAGAATGGAGTGATTTTGGGAATTGGCAGAATTCAACCAAATAGTGAGAGGAGCTTTATTAAAAACATTACAGATGTTGGGGAGTTTATACGGCGGCACAAAAAAGCGTAA
- a CDS encoding Nif3-like dinuclear metal center hexameric protein, whose product MASRDEIVNFLDEYLNIKAFPDKSKNGLQVEGKSEVNTIAFAVDACLDTFVKAKTFKADMIIVHHGIVWGGVDYITGLIQKRLKFLLENDINLYVAHVPLDAHPEVGNNAQLLKLLDLEPKEPFGDYGGVTIGFIGEFEEPKPLPLIAQILVEKLKIDYVKSYEFGRKEIKRVGVISGAGGFAIEEAVRKNVDLFITGEFTHGNYRTAEDLRLSVLAAGHYATETLGVKALMPLLREKFGVKTVFIDNSTGL is encoded by the coding sequence ATGGCGAGCAGAGACGAGATTGTAAACTTCCTCGATGAATATTTGAACATAAAAGCCTTCCCAGACAAATCGAAAAACGGCCTCCAAGTTGAAGGGAAGAGCGAAGTTAACACAATAGCCTTTGCCGTTGATGCATGCTTAGATACTTTTGTGAAAGCAAAGACATTCAAGGCTGACATGATAATAGTCCACCACGGCATAGTCTGGGGCGGAGTTGATTATATAACGGGGCTCATTCAAAAGAGGCTCAAGTTCCTCCTCGAGAACGACATAAACCTCTACGTTGCCCATGTTCCCTTAGATGCTCACCCAGAAGTTGGAAACAACGCCCAACTTTTAAAGCTCCTTGATTTAGAGCCCAAAGAGCCTTTCGGAGACTATGGAGGCGTTACAATCGGATTTATCGGCGAATTTGAAGAACCAAAGCCTCTCCCGCTGATAGCTCAAATTTTAGTGGAAAAGCTGAAAATTGACTATGTGAAGAGCTATGAGTTCGGAAGGAAAGAAATTAAGAGGGTCGGGGTCATAAGCGGAGCTGGAGGATTTGCAATTGAAGAAGCTGTGAGAAAGAATGTTGATTTGTTCATAACAGGCGAGTTCACTCATGGAAACTATAGAACGGCTGAAGACTTAAGGCTGAGTGTTCTCGCAGCTGGACATTATGCAACAGAAACTTTAGGTGTTAAGGCACTAATGCCTCTCTTGAGAGAGAAGTTTGGTGTTAAGACGGTTTTCATAGATAATTCCACAGGACTCTAA